DNA from Laspinema palackyanum D2c:
CATTAGTGGTGACATGATGATACATGGCCCGCCAGAAATTGACTACAAAAAATAGGGAACCGCCTCCCAGGGAAATGATGGCGAATCCTCGCCACAGCATCCCGGATGGATCAGCGATCAGGGTAAGCAAAATTAAGCCGAAGGAGAGACTAAAAACAGTACAATAAATCCACGCAGAAAATCCTGTTTCGAGGCGGTTGTCGAACTTACCCATGACCAGCGATCGCCCTTTGGGTTTTAGGGATAGCGGTTGCTGTGTCATGGATTGGACTTTTTTATAGCCCCCGAAAGAGAAGACAAAGGCAACCAAAGAAGTAATTCCCAAAAATGGCGTGGGAGAGGAGGGTTCTGAAAACTCCTTTACTGGGGGATTTCCCGATAACTCGGTGACTAACGCTTCCGTTCCCGCTAATATGCCTCCATCCCAATCTCCTACCCGCAGTTTTGGAGTGATTTGATTGGTAATAATGTTACCCACTTGGGCATCAGGTAAGAGTCCCTCTACGCCATATCCCGTTTCGATTTCAACTCTTCTATCTCCGACGGAAGTTAAAAACAAAACGCCATTATCTACGCCTTCTTTACCAATTTCCCATTCATTAAACAGTTCCGTAGTAAAGTCTTTCGGACTGGGAGAGGGGGCGGTTGTGGGGACCGTTACCACGGCAATTTCTGCCCCCGTGGTTGCCTCCAATTCCGATATCATCTGATTAAGTTGAGTTTCTGTACTCTCGCTGAGGATATTCGCCATATCGGTTACCCATCCCCCAGACTGTTGCCGGGGATTGGACACATCTTGCACGGACAAAGCGTGACTGATGAGGGGAAAGCCAATCAGGGATAAGCCGAGTAAAATAGTCCAGAGCATTCTTCCTTGGGTGACTCTTATCCGTAAATTTGTCCGGATGATTCTGAGCAATGGGGTCATAATTTCGAGCCTCAAATTTTTATCAACGGCTGGGAATATCCTGAAATTAAAGGATGTCAATTCATAAATCAGAAAAATGGAGAGGATTTTTAGACTAAACCTGACTCGGGACCCCAGAAATCAGTCATAACATTAGCCGGGAATGATAAAAAGTAGTGGGGCTTCGCCCTCCTCTCACTCAAGGAGACTTGTTGCATCACTCCTGGACTCATGAGGGGGAGTTACATTACCTCGCTACATCCTGGCATTGATTGAGATAAATTAGAAGAGAATTTAACATTTTGTTATGAATTGGGTAGAGGGGGAACGATGAAGGATTCTAATTTTCAAATTCCTGAAGATATGGCCCAGGAAGTGCTAGAACTGGCTTCCCGCTACTATTCTGGGTCCCAAAATAGTTATTCTTTGGAGCAGTTGCAACAGGCGGGTTCCGATGTCCAGATTCCACCAGAGTTGATAAATAAAGCGATTCAAGAGGTACGGGAAAAACGCCGGATTGAGGCGCAGGCGCAACAAGGGGCACAGGAAAGGCAAAAAACGATAAAAAAGGTGGCAGCAGGGGTGGCAGTCGCGATCGCCCTCTGGGGAATTTTTACCTATAATTCTCTGTCAAGCAGCGCCTCTGATGTGGAGGCAAGTTGGGCACAAGTCGAAAATCAACTCCAACGGCGGGCGGATTTAATTCCGAATCTGATTAGTGTGGCGAAGGCACAAACTGCTGCTGAACAAGAAACGATCGCCTTGTTGATGCGATCGCGAGAAAGTTATCTCCAAGCCCAAAATTTACCAGAAAAACAGGCGGCGATCGCAGAAATCAATGTAGCGATTAATCAATTTAATCAATCTCTCGGGATGAACCCTCAATTACAATCCTCTCAGGCATTCCAAAATCTCAGTTATGAACTCGCTGGCACAGAAAATCGGATTGCTGTGGAACGAATGCGTTACAATCAAGCAGTGCAAGTCTACAATCAAAAGGTGCGGGCTTTCCCCAATTCTTTGATTGCGGGCTTGACAGGGTTTGACCAAAAACCCTTTTTTGCAGCAGAAAGTCGCGATGTTCCTAGAATTGAGTAATTGATGAAAAAATCTGACCTGATTAAACTCGGTACTTGCTCGTTGGGGATTATTTTAGCTTGTACTTTATCAGTCCAAGGGGTGGAAATCACCCCTCGAATCCCTGAACTTAATAGTCTGTTTTCTCGACTATTACCCCAAGAACAGGTGCTGCCCGAATTAGGTAAAGCCCATGTGGTTTATTTAGGGGAAACTCACGATAGTGAAGCGGATCATCAAGCGCAGTTGGAGATTATCCGCGCCTTGCATCAGCAGAATCCCAATATGGCGATCGCGATGGAAATGTTCCAGCGTCCCTATCAAGGGGCTCTCGACCGTTATTTACGGGGAGAAATCACAGAAACTGAACTGATTGCAGAAACGGAATACGAGAAACGCTGGGGATTTCCTTGGGAGTATTATGCAGAGATTGTGCGATTTGCTAAAGAACATCAGTTGCCAATTTTAGCGTTAAATGCACCGATGGAAGTTACCCGAACAGTAGCGCGGGATGGGTTAGAAGGGTTAAGCATACCGGACCGAGAATATATCCCACATTCCGCAGGTTGAATCAAGTCAGTAAATAATATTTCTGGCAGGAGGCCCCTAGGAACTGAAGGATCCAT
Protein-coding regions in this window:
- a CDS encoding ChaN family lipoprotein, which produces MKKSDLIKLGTCSLGIILACTLSVQGVEITPRIPELNSLFSRLLPQEQVLPELGKAHVVYLGETHDSEADHQAQLEIIRALHQQNPNMAIAMEMFQRPYQGALDRYLRGEITETELIAETEYEKRWGFPWEYYAEIVRFAKEHQLPILALNAPMEVTRTVARDGLEGLSIPDREYIPHSAG
- a CDS encoding TPM domain-containing protein translates to MLWTILLGLSLIGFPLISHALSVQDVSNPRQQSGGWVTDMANILSESTETQLNQMISELEATTGAEIAVVTVPTTAPSPSPKDFTTELFNEWEIGKEGVDNGVLFLTSVGDRRVEIETGYGVEGLLPDAQVGNIITNQITPKLRVGDWDGGILAGTEALVTELSGNPPVKEFSEPSSPTPFLGITSLVAFVFSFGGYKKVQSMTQQPLSLKPKGRSLVMGKFDNRLETGFSAWIYCTVFSLSFGLILLTLIADPSGMLWRGFAIISLGGGSLFFVVNFWRAMYHHVTTNVLISTPFFNYKIIAMGVTFVFIGFWSLLIIPLGKPIFYGISQTIFLPLSSLTEVTGLFLFIWVLVSSLITYVVSPWIIALFRFNLPVKCQKCETPLIKLNQNILCDRFTPPQQVAQRLGSTRFEGWHCSQCYPDDSSTFHLRRYLLNQHRFSECPHCQEFTMIVVEQKTLQRATYEKGGILQIIYECQSCNYREDTQQKIPRLTNDSSSGYGGSYGGGGSFGGGGGGGGGFGGGSSGGGGAGGDF
- a CDS encoding LemA family protein; this encodes MKDSNFQIPEDMAQEVLELASRYYSGSQNSYSLEQLQQAGSDVQIPPELINKAIQEVREKRRIEAQAQQGAQERQKTIKKVAAGVAVAIALWGIFTYNSLSSSASDVEASWAQVENQLQRRADLIPNLISVAKAQTAAEQETIALLMRSRESYLQAQNLPEKQAAIAEINVAINQFNQSLGMNPQLQSSQAFQNLSYELAGTENRIAVERMRYNQAVQVYNQKVRAFPNSLIAGLTGFDQKPFFAAESRDVPRIE